From Pelagibacterium flavum:
CATCCAGATCGCCGTTGGAAACGCGGTTCGAGGCGATCATGAGGTTTCGGATCGGGTCGATCAGACCATTGGCCAACGCAATGCCGATCCAGAGCGCCGCCAGCAGGAAAACGAAAGCCACGCCGACATACATCAGCGCGAAGGTAATCTGGAACACCAGCCGGCTGGAATCGTAGAGCCGGTAGTCGGTGATGTTTTCGTCAGTCAGCCGGACATATTCGAGCACTTCGGGGTCGACTGGCCGGGCAACAAAGAGAAAGAGGTCGTCATATCCGCGCAGCTTGACCACCGCGCCGACGAGTGAACTGGAGGCGCCCGGCGCAATAAGAGTGGGTGCGCCTTCGCCAGCGGCCTGAAGAACCTCGTCAGGAACGCGCGGAACGGCGCCTTGCACATTGATCTGGGCGCGCATGACGGTTTCACCGGCCTGGTTGACCAGGCTGGTGAAGGGGAGCGAGCGCGTTGTGGCCAGGGCCGTCAGGATGCGCTGGAAGCGCGGGGCATCGTTGGTGAAGCTGTCGCGTGCCGTTTCAAGCTCGCTTGCGACCCAAATGGTGTCGTCGCGGAGCACCTGCGCGTGTTCGAGCATATAGGAGCGCGCGACAAGGCGGGAGCTCTCCACCATCGAACGCATGCGCTCAGAAAACCATTGATCCAGCCCCTGATTGAGCGAAAGCGTGGCGACAACGGCGACGATAAAGGCCGGACCGGCGGCCACGATGGCGAACATGACAACGATGCGGACCTGAAGCCGGGCGCCTTCCTGCTTGCGTATGCGCGTCTGAACGAGCATGACCAGTTCGGTCAGTACCAGGGCGACCACAAGCGTAATCAGGATCGCGTTGGCGATCCATATCCAGGTCCAGACGTCGGGGCCCGGCTCGATGTCGGTGGCACCGCTCATGATGAGGAACGAGCCAGTGGCGACAATGACCGAGATCAGGACAACAACGAAGCCAACCTGCCGCAGCAGACGGTTGTCGTTGAACAATGGTGCAGATTTGTCCCCTGAGTGCGATATCTGCCGGCTGCCTGCGCTAACCGCCATGCACACCGCCTCTCCTGCCCGACTTGCCGGGCAGCGCGATGGCTCCGGGGCCGCTATGGAGTGCTGCGCTTGAAAGCATGCGATCGTCCGCGCTGACGGTTACAATGGCCGGAAATATTCCGTTCGGGCGAGTCTGACCCAACTCGGCCCTTGGTTCAAGATTATTGTTGCCAAAATGTGACAGGTGCTTGCCCCGTGCGGGGGGCACAGACCCGATGGCCCTCAGCCGAGGTAGGGCGAGAAGGCTGGGTGCGTTTGGACCTCTCCCCGGCCCTTCGCTTGCGCTACGGGCGTTCGCACCACTCCCCTGTCATGTCCGGGACAGACCCGGCGATTTGCCCTTCGGGACCGTGCTCATCCCAATTGCCTTGAGTGCTTTACGATTTCGATCCCATGGCCGCGAATTTTCTTGCGCAGCGTGTTGCGGTTGAGCCCCAGCAATTCGGCGGCCTTGATCTGGTTGCCTGCGCACAGGTTGAGAACGGTCGAAATCAGAGGCACTTCGACCTTGTCAATGATGCGCTGATAAACACCGGCGGGTGGCAGGTTGGGCTCATATTCGCGGAACAGCTCGGCCAGATCGCTTTCAATGACCGTCACGATATCGGCAGGGCCGGGCTTTGAAGAGAAATTGCCCCGATCGGCGAGGTTAAGCTCGTTCTGGACGATTTCGAGCGAAATGACCTCGTCCACATAGAGCGCGGCGAGGCGCCGAACGAGATTTTCCAGTTCGCGGACGTTTCCCGGCCAATGGTACTGCTGCATGAGCTTGAGAGCATCGGACGAGAGAACCTTGGGCGCTTCGTTCTCGCGTTGCGTGGCCTTGAGAAAGCTTGCCGCGAGATCGGGTACGTCGTCGATGCGTTCGCGCAGCGGCGGAAGGCGGATCGGTACAACATTGAGGCGGTAATAGAGATCCTCGCGGAACAGGCCCTGCCGGATCAACTGGCTGAGATCCCTGTGCGTTGCGGCGACGATGCGCACGTCGGTCTTGATGGCTGTGCGACCACCGACCATCGTGTATTCCCCCTCCTGGAGCACGCGCAGCAGGCGGGTCTGGGCATCCATGGGCATATCGCCGATCTCATCGAGAAACAGCGTACCGCCTTCGGCCTGTTCGAAGCGGCCCGATGAACGCGATGTTGCGCCGGTAAACGCCCCTTTTTCGTGGCCGAACAGCTCAGCTTCGATCAGGTCACGGGGAATGGCGGCCATATTGATTGCAACGAAGGGGCCGTTCTTGCGCTTTCCGAAGTTGTGCAGGGCCTTGGCGACCAGTTCCTTGCCGGTGCCGCTCTCGCCGGTAATCATCACCGTCAAATCGGTCTGCATGAGGCGGGCCAGGGCCCGATAGATGTCCTGCATGGCGGCGGAACGACCGACCAGCGGCATGTTTTCGCCCTGCTCTTCCTGGCGGCGATCAGGCGCCGGGCGTTTGGCATCAGCAAGCGCACGGCCAACGACAGCGAGAACTTCTGTGATGTCGAAAGGCTTGGGCAGGTATTCGTAGGCACCCATCTCGGACGCCCGAATGGCCGTCATGAATGTGTTCTGGGCACTCATCACGACAATGGGCAACTCCGGACGGAGCTTTTTTATCTTGGGCATGACGTCGAAGGCGTTGCCATCGGGCATCGAGACGTCGGTGATGAGAATATCGCCCTCGCCGCGCGTCACCCAGTTCCACATGGTCGAAATGTTGCCTGTGGGGCGCACCTCGTAACCGGCGCGCGAGAGCGCCTGATTGAGCACCATGCGGATCGCCGCGTCGTCATCTGCGAGGAGAACTGTCTGTCCGGCCATGGTCTTAGTCCTGGTCTTCGGCTTGGCTGATGTCTGTTTTCTGAGCGACGGGCAAAAGGATGCGGAAGCGCGTTCGTCCCGGTTTGCTGTCGCAATCGATGACGCCGCCATGGTCGCCCACGATTTTTGCTACGAGC
This genomic window contains:
- the ntrC gene encoding nitrogen regulation protein NR(I), which produces MAGQTVLLADDDAAIRMVLNQALSRAGYEVRPTGNISTMWNWVTRGEGDILITDVSMPDGNAFDVMPKIKKLRPELPIVVMSAQNTFMTAIRASEMGAYEYLPKPFDITEVLAVVGRALADAKRPAPDRRQEEQGENMPLVGRSAAMQDIYRALARLMQTDLTVMITGESGTGKELVAKALHNFGKRKNGPFVAINMAAIPRDLIEAELFGHEKGAFTGATSRSSGRFEQAEGGTLFLDEIGDMPMDAQTRLLRVLQEGEYTMVGGRTAIKTDVRIVAATHRDLSQLIRQGLFREDLYYRLNVVPIRLPPLRERIDDVPDLAASFLKATQRENEAPKVLSSDALKLMQQYHWPGNVRELENLVRRLAALYVDEVISLEIVQNELNLADRGNFSSKPGPADIVTVIESDLAELFREYEPNLPPAGVYQRIIDKVEVPLISTVLNLCAGNQIKAAELLGLNRNTLRKKIRGHGIEIVKHSRQLG